GACAAGGAAATGGCGGTTACATTTGTAACCAATGAACGTAGCCACGAGCTAAACCTGGAATATCGTGATACGGACCGTCCAACGGATGTTATTAGTTTGGAGTATAAGCCTGAATTAGACATTAGCTTTGATGAGGAAGAGTTGGCTGAAAATCCTGAATTAGCTGAAATGATGGGAGAGTTTGATAGTTATATCGGTGAACTCTTTATTTCTGTTGATAAGGCTCACGAGCAAGCTGAGGATTATGGTCATAGTTTCGAGCGTGAGATGGGCTTCTTGGCTGTTCACGGTTTTCTTCACATCAATGGCTACGACCATTACACCCCAGAAGAAGAAGCGGAAATGTTTGGATTACAGGAAGAAATTTTGACTGCTTATGGACTTACGCGACAATAACCCACAAAAAAAGTGGAAAAACAGAGAATTTACAGCTAGTTTTGAGTTTGCTCTAACAGGGATTATCACAGCTTTTAAAGAAGAACGCAACATGCGCAAGCATTTGGTTTCAGCTATCTTGGTGGTATTGGCTGGCTTGATTTTTCGTGTGTCTGCGACAGAATGGCTCTTTCTTTTGATGGCAGTTTTTCTCGTAATTGCCCTAGAGATTGTTAATTCTGCCATTGAAAATGTTGTCGATTTGGCCAGTAAATATCACTTTTCGATGCTAGCCAAAAATGCCAAGGATATGGCTGCAGGGGCTGTTTTAGTGGTTTCTTGTTATGCACTCATTACAGGTATGATTGTTTTTATACCTAAAATTTGGCACTTAATTTTCAATTAAAAGGAAATAGGAAAGAAGTTATATGACATTTAAATCAGGATTTGTGGCTATTATTGGCCGTCCTAATGTAGGAAAATCAACGTTTTTGAACCATGTTATGGGGCAAAAAATTGCTATCATGAGTGATAAGGCTCAAACAACCCGTAATAAAATTATGGGGATTTACACAACTGATAAGGAACAGATTGTCTTTATCGATACACCAGGGATTCACAAGCCTAAGACGGCTCTTGGAGATTTCATGGTGGAATCTGCTTATTCAACCCTTCG
Above is a window of Streptococcus salivarius DNA encoding:
- a CDS encoding diacylglycerol kinase family protein; this translates as MDLRDNNPQKKWKNREFTASFEFALTGIITAFKEERNMRKHLVSAILVVLAGLIFRVSATEWLFLLMAVFLVIALEIVNSAIENVVDLASKYHFSMLAKNAKDMAAGAVLVVSCYALITGMIVFIPKIWHLIFN
- the ybeY gene encoding rRNA maturation RNase YbeY, which gives rise to MYIEMIDETGQVSEKLKEQTLELLDFAAQRLGKEDKEMAVTFVTNERSHELNLEYRDTDRPTDVISLEYKPELDISFDEEELAENPELAEMMGEFDSYIGELFISVDKAHEQAEDYGHSFEREMGFLAVHGFLHINGYDHYTPEEEAEMFGLQEEILTAYGLTRQ